The following proteins come from a genomic window of bacterium:
- a CDS encoding succinate dehydrogenase/fumarate reductase iron-sulfur subunit, translating to MIFRVRRFNPDADARPAWRSYTVEIQPQMSVLDGLFWILEHADGSLGFRYSCRAGMCGSCAVLINGREDLACRRRLDRLRSPVHVEPLRSLPVIKDLVVDMAPFFAKYKAVDPFFAATDASMMGRDGTPAVVRPDSRVRDVVDRQLGCISCGACYSACPVVALNPAYLGPAALNRAYVLSADVREPIEKNRLPLLLGDGGVHACHDVGNCVTACPVAINPLLSIQLLRKGAADR from the coding sequence GTGATCTTCCGCGTCAGGCGCTTCAACCCCGATGCCGACGCGCGGCCCGCGTGGCGGTCGTACACGGTCGAGATCCAGCCACAGATGAGCGTGCTCGACGGCCTCTTTTGGATCCTGGAGCACGCAGACGGCAGCCTGGGGTTCCGCTACTCGTGTCGTGCGGGGATGTGCGGATCGTGCGCGGTCCTGATCAACGGCCGCGAAGATCTCGCGTGCCGCCGGCGGCTGGACCGCCTGAGGAGCCCCGTCCACGTCGAACCCCTGCGGTCGCTGCCGGTGATCAAGGATCTCGTCGTTGACATGGCGCCGTTCTTCGCCAAGTACAAGGCCGTCGACCCCTTTTTTGCGGCGACGGACGCTTCCATGATGGGGCGCGACGGCACGCCGGCCGTGGTCCGTCCGGACTCGCGGGTCCGCGACGTCGTGGATCGGCAACTCGGATGTATCTCCTGCGGCGCCTGCTATTCCGCTTGTCCCGTCGTGGCCCTGAACCCCGCCTACCTCGGACCCGCGGCCTTGAACCGCGCGTACGTGTTGAGCGCCGACGTCCGTGAACCCATCGAGAAGAACCGCCTGCCCCTCCTCTTGGGAGACGGCGGGGTCCACGCGTGTCACGACGTAGGCAACTGCGTGACGGCGTGCCCGGTCGCGATCAATCCGCTGCTCTCGATCCAGTTGCTGCGGAAAGGGGCCGCCGATCGCTAG
- a CDS encoding FAD-binding protein, with protein sequence MSREWEELRCDVLILGSGGAGLLAALHAYDLEPRLDITVVAKGLVGKSGCTRLVQGGFNAALDPRDSVERHFRDTLAGGQFLNNQDLAWALVSEAPDVIRKLETKVGCFFDRREDGQIHQKAFAGQSFDRTVHRGDLTGIEIVSRLHDQLFARRIRVLDETRAVELIHDRAGHRITGALLLQQQTGAFVLARARVVLLATGGGPRMYTYSAPSLEKTGDGYAMAYRAGCDLIDMEMMQFHPTGLLAGASRLSGMVLEEGLRGAGAWLLNAQGERFMVRYDALRMERATRDLVARASYLEIMAGRGTPAGGVLLDASPLGAEFVARNFPGMVKRCAEVGYDLCAGPVEVIPTAHFHMGGARIDVDCHVPSLPGLLVAGEDAGGVHGANRLGGNGVADSCVFGSRAGRTAARMCAEWSFADPDETEAAQAQREAIAPLARERGESPFQIRDRLQRVMWDHVGLVRDAPGLERALAEIAELEDRAAHVAAPPGARWNLTWQQALDVRSLLTAARLTATAARHRQESRGSHARRDFPDRDDTRWLVNICQARDRTPWTEPVRLNRLTPDDLPTPHAARP encoded by the coding sequence ATGAGCCGTGAGTGGGAAGAGCTCCGGTGCGACGTCCTGATCCTCGGCAGCGGCGGGGCGGGCCTGCTGGCCGCCCTGCACGCGTACGACCTGGAACCGCGACTCGACATCACGGTCGTGGCCAAGGGCTTGGTCGGGAAGAGCGGATGCACGCGGCTCGTGCAGGGCGGGTTCAACGCCGCCTTGGACCCGCGCGATTCGGTCGAGCGACACTTTCGCGACACCCTTGCGGGAGGCCAATTCCTCAACAACCAGGATCTCGCCTGGGCTCTTGTCTCCGAGGCCCCCGACGTCATCCGGAAGCTGGAGACGAAGGTCGGGTGTTTTTTCGATCGCCGCGAGGACGGGCAGATCCATCAGAAGGCGTTCGCCGGCCAGTCGTTCGACCGGACCGTCCATCGCGGGGACCTGACCGGGATCGAAATCGTGAGCCGGCTCCACGACCAGCTGTTCGCGCGGCGGATCCGCGTGCTCGATGAAACGCGTGCGGTGGAGCTGATCCACGACCGCGCGGGGCATCGGATCACCGGCGCACTGCTGCTGCAACAGCAGACGGGTGCGTTTGTCCTGGCCCGTGCCCGCGTGGTGCTGCTCGCCACCGGCGGGGGACCGCGGATGTACACATACTCCGCGCCGTCGCTGGAGAAGACCGGGGACGGCTACGCCATGGCGTACCGGGCCGGGTGCGACCTCATTGATATGGAGATGATGCAATTCCACCCCACCGGGTTGCTCGCCGGCGCGTCGCGGCTGTCCGGCATGGTGTTGGAGGAGGGTCTCCGAGGCGCCGGGGCGTGGCTGCTCAACGCGCAAGGCGAGCGTTTCATGGTGCGGTACGACGCGCTGCGAATGGAGCGCGCCACCCGGGATCTCGTCGCGCGGGCGAGCTACCTGGAGATCATGGCTGGCCGCGGCACCCCCGCGGGCGGAGTGCTGCTGGATGCGTCCCCGCTGGGTGCCGAGTTCGTCGCGCGCAACTTCCCCGGCATGGTGAAGCGCTGCGCGGAGGTCGGCTACGACCTCTGCGCCGGCCCGGTGGAGGTGATCCCAACGGCGCACTTCCACATGGGCGGTGCGCGGATCGACGTGGACTGTCACGTGCCGTCCCTCCCGGGACTCCTGGTGGCGGGCGAGGATGCCGGCGGGGTGCACGGGGCGAACCGCCTCGGCGGCAACGGAGTGGCGGACTCGTGTGTGTTTGGATCGCGGGCGGGCCGCACCGCCGCGCGGATGTGCGCCGAGTGGTCCTTCGCGGATCCGGACGAGACCGAGGCCGCGCAGGCCCAGCGCGAGGCGATCGCGCCGTTGGCGCGGGAGCGCGGCGAGAGCCCGTTTCAGATCCGCGACCGCCTCCAGCGGGTCATGTGGGACCATGTCGGGCTCGTCCGCGACGCGCCGGGGCTCGAGCGCGCGCTGGCGGAGATCGCCGAGCTGGAGGATCGCGCCGCGCACGTGGCGGCTCCGCCCGGCGCCCGGTGGAACCTGACCTGGCAGCAGGCCCTCGATGTGCGAAGCTTGCTGACGGCGGCTCGCCTGACGGCTACCGCGGCGCGCCATCGACAGGAGAGTCGCGGGTCGCACGCGCGGCGCGACTTCCCCGACCGCGACGATACCCGCTGGCTCGTCAACATCTGCCAAGCGCGGGACCGCACGCCCTGGACCGAGCCGGTGCGCCTGAACCGCCTGACGCCTGACGATCTCCCGACCCCGCACGCCGCGCGGCCGTGA